The nucleotide sequence TGATCTTGACTCTATGACCACTCGGCAATTGAGTCAGACCGTCAAAGAACACAGAGCACCTACTCCTGTCAAAGAACAGCCTCAGTCTCAGGCAGAACTCCAGTCTGAGCTCCAAGCTGAGTCCCCAGTCCGGCCCACACCCCAAAATTCAGGGGATATCCAAATCCAATATGTCACCAGAACCGTCAAGCCCCGGCGGGAAAGCAGTACTAAACATGAATCTGCACCTGCACCCGCAACTGAATCCTCCCCCGTTACGAATTATGAGGAAAAATGCACCGCCTGCTGCCAAACCATCGCTGACGCCTTCCAGGAGCTGCTGAACGCTCTGATGCAACTCGCCAGACTTGACCCTCAGACTAAGGAGAAATGCAGCCAGAACGCCGGCCAGCTGGCTTCATATATGGTGGAACGGCTCAAAGAATGGCCCCCTGTTGTCACTACCAATATGAAAGGTGTCCGAACCCATTCCACCTATGAATAGAGATAAATTTGTCACCCCGGTGCTATGCCGCCCCTCCAAAGGAAAGGACAAAAATCAATGCCATTAACCGGAGGTCCAGAAAAATGCTGCTGAAAAACGCTATTGAGGTGGGCCGCCTCCTGCAAGAAGCCAAGGAATTGCTCAACCATGGGGAATGGCTGAAATGGCTCAAAGAATCGGTCAGTTTTTCCAAGAGCACGGCAGCAAACCTGATGAACCTATATAAAG is from Desulfitobacterium chlororespirans DSM 11544 and encodes:
- a CDS encoding DUF3102 domain-containing protein, whose product is MNASSTERTPFVIAAEINAINRESRKMFLKNAIEVGRRLKEAKELLNHGEWLKWLKESVNYSKSTAENLMNLYKEYGPKLLSLSDDDLNSQALGNLTYTQAVLLLGLPEEEREEFVAQNDLDSMTTRQLSQTVKEHRAPTPVKEQPQSQAELQSELQAESPVRPTPQNSGDIQIQYVTRTVKPRRESSTKHESAPAPATESSPVTNYEEKCTACCQTIADAFQELLNALMQLARLDPQTKEKCSQNAGQLASYMVERLKEWPPVVTTNMKGVRTHSTYE